The Candidatus Aegiribacteria sp. nucleotide sequence TTCACTTCCAGGACTCCCAACTCGAATCATCAAGATCCGTTAAGTAGAAGAAAACTATCCGGGAATCAAATTCATTCATCATCACTTCCTTCGCTATCGGGAACATGAATATTCAATCTCTTAAGCAGTTCCGTAAGTGGCTGGTAATGACTTCCTTTCCAATAGATTTTTTCGCATTCGATACATATACTGAATTCACTGTAGTACTTTTTCGTAAGTGGCTCAAGCCGGTGCAAGATATTATCCTTGCTCACATGCTCAAGAAATGCGCCACATCCAGGACATCTGGAAAAGGGCTTCACTGATTCCCTTAGGTCCAGCCGGTTGAGAATCTCGGTCGCCTGCTCCTCCGGATTCTGGCTGTGAAGATAACAGCCATGTGTTACTATATTCCTCTTCAACAACATCGTATCTCTGGTAAGAAGTATTCTATGTTCCTGCGACGAGATTTCAGCCAGTTCCTCATCCGGGATATTACCTGGAAATTTAGCGTCAAATCCGAGAAGTCTTAGTATAAGAGCAAGCTTACCCAGATGAACATCCAGAACAAATCTGGTTTTCCTAAGCGGTTCCGGACGAAGGGCTATGATTTGTGTTACGTCAATACTCTCGAAAACAGGATAAACACTTATTCTATCCCCTGCCTTCACTTTTGCGCTGAAATCAACGGAACTACCGTTTACAAGTATCAGTTCTATTTCAGTATGTGGAATACCTGCTGATTCTATCAGATGTTTGAGGGAATAACCTCCATCGAGCGGATAGCTGAAACTCTTCTGTCTCCAACGCTTTGGTAGAAAATCGTTCAGTTCTGCGTAAACACGAATGGAGACTGCTCCAGGTGTGGTGGTCTCTTCACTCATCCTTTCGTATGACTCCATTACCCGCAATTGATTCCGCATGGGGCTATCATCGATTTGCTGCCACTCATATTGCCTACTCCATTCTGATAGAAGATGGATGTGTGGAAGGGATATGTCCAGGGCTTGGCAGTTACAGTATGGGTATTCTGTTGATATTGATATTTTAATCTATATAATTATATTTATTATGATAATAATGCCCGGATGCAAGACCTGACCCTAATCTTCGCGGCGGAGAACTGCCAGGAATGCTTTCTGAGGAATGGCCACGCTTCCCACCATCTTCATCCGTTTCTTACCTGCCTTCTGCTTTTCAAGCAGTTTACGCTTCCTGGTAATGTCTCCCCCGTAGCATTTAGCGGTAACATCCTTTCGGAGAGCATTTATCGTTTCTCTTGAAATAACCTGTCCTCCGATTGCACCTTGAATGGGTATCTTGAATTGCTGCTTCGGGATTTCTTCTTTCAGGTTCTTACAGGCGGCAACCGCCCACGGACGCGCCCTGTTACGGTGTACAAGCATAGACAGGGCTTCAACCTTCTCGTGATTCACCAGAATATCCACCTTCACCAGGTCTCCAGGCCTGTAATCCGTTATCTCGTAATCGAAGGAACCGTATCCCTGGGTAACAGATTTAAGTTTATCGTAGAAATCGTATACAACCTCACCCAAGGGTATGTCCGCTGATATTTCCACTCGTTTCTTGCCTACGTAAAGGTTCTTGTAATTCTCTCCCCTTCTGTCCAGGATAAGTTTTGTAACGGGTCCTATGTAACGGTCAGGCATGATAA carries:
- a CDS encoding Mut7-C ubiquitin/RNAse domain-containing protein; this encodes MSEETTTPGAVSIRVYAELNDFLPKRWRQKSFSYPLDGGYSLKHLIESAGIPHTEIELILVNGSSVDFSAKVKAGDRISVYPVFESIDVTQIIALRPEPLRKTRFVLDVHLGKLALILRLLGFDAKFPGNIPDEELAEISSQEHRILLTRDTMLLKRNIVTHGCYLHSQNPEEQATEILNRLDLRESVKPFSRCPGCGAFLEHVSKDNILHRLEPLTKKYYSEFSICIECEKIYWKGSHYQPLTELLKRLNIHVPDSEGSDDE